A region from the Catellatospora sp. TT07R-123 genome encodes:
- a CDS encoding GGDEF domain-containing protein: MPQLTLLLYLTVMLTALGGFFLTGPDAWVAVLWQVAVGYLATAAIVIGARRNTSERAAWYCFAVGIFANSTGILVEAITASMTGSTGLPSVPSPADAFYLVLYPAFALGLALLIRKREARRDWGALVDATMIVAGLSLPAWIFIIAPTVGDQALSLAGQLVSIAYPVGDLMLAVMVIRLYLGTHHPRPRALWLMTGSLAAFLLADITWAVLHVLGQSPGDTAHRLIQVTSMLAYTMIGAAALHPSARQIAEQDRPPAGRLNIIMICLFTSAALIAPALLIFEVVQGRVTDGLAIAVGSIVMVLLVATRSSQLVRRLEQQATTIRAMSHTDDLTGLPNRRAWVIELPRAIERARRDGVPLSVAMLDMDHFKLFNDTHGHPAGDRLLTAAGAAWQQRLREVDYLARYGGEEFLVLLPDADGVRAGQVVDRLRSSTPLGQTFSAGVATWDGRETSDELVARADSALYTAKQTGRDRTVLALSPRTDLNGQYPAPARDR, translated from the coding sequence ATGCCGCAGCTGACTCTGCTGCTCTACCTGACTGTCATGCTCACGGCACTTGGAGGGTTCTTCCTCACCGGGCCCGACGCCTGGGTCGCCGTGTTGTGGCAGGTGGCCGTCGGTTACCTGGCGACCGCGGCGATCGTGATCGGCGCCCGGCGCAACACCAGCGAGCGGGCAGCCTGGTACTGCTTCGCCGTCGGGATCTTCGCCAACAGCACCGGAATCCTCGTCGAGGCCATCACCGCCTCGATGACCGGTTCGACGGGCCTGCCCTCGGTGCCGTCACCCGCAGACGCGTTCTACCTGGTCCTCTATCCCGCCTTCGCGCTCGGGCTCGCCCTGCTGATCCGCAAGCGTGAGGCCCGGCGGGACTGGGGAGCGCTGGTCGACGCGACCATGATCGTCGCGGGACTCAGCCTGCCCGCATGGATATTCATCATCGCGCCGACCGTCGGGGACCAGGCCCTGAGCCTTGCCGGGCAACTGGTGAGCATCGCCTATCCGGTCGGCGACCTGATGCTGGCCGTGATGGTGATCAGGCTGTACCTGGGCACCCACCACCCTCGTCCTCGCGCGCTGTGGCTGATGACCGGATCGCTGGCGGCGTTCCTGCTCGCCGACATCACCTGGGCCGTCCTCCACGTGCTCGGGCAGTCACCCGGAGACACCGCCCACCGCCTCATCCAGGTGACCTCCATGCTCGCGTACACCATGATCGGCGCCGCCGCACTGCACCCGTCGGCCCGTCAGATCGCGGAACAGGACCGGCCCCCGGCCGGCCGCCTGAACATCATCATGATCTGCCTGTTCACCAGCGCGGCACTGATCGCCCCGGCACTGTTGATCTTCGAGGTCGTCCAGGGCCGGGTGACCGACGGGCTGGCCATCGCCGTGGGCTCCATAGTCATGGTCCTGCTGGTGGCGACGCGGTCGTCACAACTGGTACGGCGCCTGGAGCAGCAGGCGACGACGATCCGGGCCATGTCCCACACCGACGACCTGACCGGCCTGCCCAACCGGCGGGCCTGGGTCATCGAGCTGCCCCGGGCCATCGAACGGGCCCGCCGTGACGGTGTCCCCCTCTCGGTGGCCATGCTCGACATGGACCACTTCAAGCTCTTCAACGACACCCACGGACACCCGGCCGGGGACAGGTTGCTCACCGCTGCCGGCGCCGCCTGGCAGCAGCGGCTGCGTGAGGTGGACTACCTGGCCCGGTACGGCGGCGAGGAGTTCCTCGTCCTGCTACCCGACGCCGACGGTGTCCGAGCGGGGCAGGTGGTCGACCGGCTGCGCAGTTCCACCCCCCTCGGCCAGACCTTCTCCGCCGGTGTGGCGACCTGGGACGGCCGCGAGACCTCGGACGAGCTGGTCGCGCGGGCAGACAGCGCGCTGTACACCGCCAAGCAGACCGGACGTGACCGGACCGTGCTCGCCCTGTCGCCCAGGACCGATCTGAACGGCCAGTACCCCGCGCCGGCCCGCGACCGGTGA
- a CDS encoding TetR/AcrR family transcriptional regulator, translated as MTAVPTTAREPRQDRSRATRQRLLTAAVQCMAELGWSGATVAVVAERAGVSRGAAQHHFPTREDLVAALIGHMSEVRAAEIGDAADALRTGPRRTEKVLGVLVGLYRGPVFRAALHLWVAAAADEGLRERMRPLEAELGRVAHRMAVELLRVDEKQPGTRETVQATLDLARGLGLAELLHDDTARRHRVLRQWARTLDLVLPAVR; from the coding sequence CTGACCGCCGTGCCGACCACCGCCCGCGAACCCCGCCAGGACCGCAGCCGCGCCACCCGGCAGCGGCTGCTCACGGCGGCCGTGCAGTGCATGGCCGAACTCGGCTGGTCCGGGGCGACCGTCGCGGTCGTCGCCGAGCGGGCCGGGGTGTCGCGCGGCGCCGCCCAGCACCACTTCCCGACCCGCGAGGACCTGGTCGCGGCGCTGATCGGGCACATGAGCGAGGTCCGCGCCGCCGAGATCGGCGACGCCGCCGACGCGCTGCGCACCGGGCCGCGGCGTACGGAGAAGGTGCTGGGGGTGCTGGTCGGGCTGTACCGGGGGCCGGTGTTCCGGGCGGCGCTGCACCTGTGGGTCGCGGCCGCCGCCGACGAGGGGCTGCGCGAGCGGATGCGCCCGCTGGAGGCCGAACTGGGCCGGGTGGCGCACCGGATGGCGGTGGAGCTGCTTCGCGTCGACGAGAAGCAGCCCGGCACCCGCGAGACCGTCCAGGCCACCCTGGACCTGGCGCGCGGCCTGGGGCTGGCGGAACTGCTGCACGACGACACCGCCCGCCGCCACCGGGTGCTGCGGCAGTGGGCGCGCACCCTCGACCTGGTCCTTCCGGCCGTGCGCTGA
- a CDS encoding acyl-CoA dehydrogenase family protein yields the protein MTLPETDERRALREAVSALGAKYGHDYYVRNARTGGKSTELWREAGQLGYLGVHVPVAYGGGGGGIGDLAAVCEELGAAGCPLLLMVVSPAICATVIARFGTEEQKRRWLPGLADGTRVFAFAITEPDAGSNVHELATTATRDGDGWRLTGRKTYISGVDEAEAVLVVARTADERTGRLKPVLFVVPTDAAGFGASPIPTELVAPEKQFDLFLDDVALPGDALVGSPDAGLMQLFAGLNPERILASAFALGMARHALGKAVDYARTRAVWGVPIGAHQAISHPLAACHIEVELARLMAYHAANLYDAGEDQAAGEAANMAKYAAGEAVVKAVDQAVQTHGGNGLSTEYGLATLLVASRLGRIAPVSREMILNFVAQHSLGLPRSY from the coding sequence ATGACCCTGCCCGAGACCGACGAGCGCCGCGCCCTGCGCGAGGCCGTCAGCGCCCTGGGCGCCAAGTACGGCCACGACTACTACGTGCGCAACGCCCGCACCGGCGGCAAGTCCACCGAGCTGTGGCGCGAGGCCGGGCAGCTCGGCTACCTCGGCGTGCACGTGCCCGTCGCGTACGGCGGCGGCGGGGGCGGCATCGGCGATCTGGCCGCCGTCTGCGAGGAACTCGGTGCGGCGGGCTGCCCGCTGCTGCTGATGGTCGTCTCCCCGGCGATCTGCGCCACCGTCATCGCCCGGTTCGGCACCGAGGAGCAGAAGCGGCGCTGGCTGCCGGGCCTGGCCGACGGCACGCGGGTGTTCGCGTTCGCGATCACCGAGCCGGACGCGGGTTCCAACGTCCACGAGCTGGCCACCACCGCGACCCGCGACGGGGACGGCTGGCGGCTGACCGGGCGCAAGACGTACATCTCCGGGGTCGACGAGGCCGAGGCGGTGCTGGTGGTGGCCCGTACCGCCGACGAGCGCACCGGGCGGCTCAAGCCGGTGCTGTTCGTCGTGCCCACCGACGCCGCCGGGTTCGGCGCCAGCCCGATCCCGACCGAGCTGGTCGCGCCGGAGAAGCAGTTCGACCTGTTCCTCGACGACGTCGCGCTGCCCGGCGACGCGCTGGTCGGCAGCCCCGACGCCGGGCTGATGCAGCTGTTCGCCGGGCTCAACCCCGAACGCATCCTGGCCTCGGCGTTCGCGCTCGGCATGGCCCGCCACGCGCTGGGCAAGGCCGTCGACTACGCCCGCACCCGGGCGGTATGGGGTGTGCCGATCGGCGCCCACCAGGCGATCAGCCACCCGCTGGCCGCCTGCCACATCGAGGTCGAGCTGGCCCGGCTGATGGCCTACCACGCCGCCAACCTCTACGACGCGGGCGAGGACCAGGCCGCCGGGGAGGCCGCCAACATGGCCAAGTACGCCGCGGGCGAGGCCGTGGTCAAGGCGGTCGACCAGGCCGTGCAGACCCACGGCGGCAACGGCCTGTCCACCGAGTACGGCCTGGCCACGCTGCTGGTCGCGTCCCGCCTCGGGCGCATCGCCCCGGTCAGCCGGGAGATGATCCTCAACTTCGTGGCCCAGCACAGCCTCGGCCTGCCGCGCTCGTACTGA
- a CDS encoding biotin carboxylase N-terminal domain-containing protein, with product MITRLLVANRGEIARRVLRTCRDRGIATVAVYADPDARAIHAREADLAVRLPGAAAADTYLRGDLIVAAALAAGADAVHPGYGFLSENAAFAQAVLDAGLTWVGPSPAAIEAMGSKVAAKKLMAAAGVPVLPELDPAAITEADLPVLVKASAGGGGRGMRVVRTLAELPAQVEAARAEAAAAFGDPTVFCEPYLPAGRHIEVQVLADAYGTVWTLGERDCSIQRRHQKIVEEAPAPGLADAVRERLAEAAAAAARAIGYTGAGTVEFLAGPDGFHFLEMNTRLQVEHPVTEAVTGVDLVDLQLSVAEGAALDPVPPPVRGHAIEVRLYAEDPARDWRPQTGLLREFAVPGTAAQFAPVRGLRLDSGVTAGDTVGVHYDPMLAKLIAWAPSRAAAARTLAGAVAAARIHGLVTNRDLLVRLLRHPAFLAGDVDTSFLATHDLAELSRPLADERAVRLSAIAAALAAAHTERDRARVLGTLPLGWRNLGSAPQRRAYDGPYGREEVAYRPGRAGTTVDGEPGLTVGEVTADRVELLAGPLRHTFAVTAYDALTCVDSPLGPVALTPVDRFPQAAPATEPGSLVAPLPGSVIRVAAAEGDTVAAGQPLLWLEAMKMQHEITAPVDGVLTSLRVEVGRQVDVGAVLAVVTPAPAQEDQP from the coding sequence ATGATCACTCGACTGCTCGTGGCCAACCGGGGCGAGATCGCCCGCCGGGTCCTGCGCACCTGCCGCGACCGGGGCATCGCCACCGTCGCCGTCTACGCCGACCCCGACGCCCGCGCCATACACGCCCGCGAGGCCGACCTCGCGGTGCGGCTGCCCGGGGCGGCGGCGGCCGACACATACCTGCGCGGCGACCTGATCGTCGCGGCGGCGCTGGCCGCCGGGGCCGACGCGGTGCACCCCGGCTACGGGTTCCTGTCCGAGAACGCCGCGTTCGCGCAGGCGGTGCTCGACGCCGGGCTGACCTGGGTCGGGCCGTCCCCGGCCGCGATCGAGGCGATGGGTTCGAAGGTCGCCGCCAAGAAGCTGATGGCCGCCGCCGGGGTGCCGGTGCTGCCGGAACTCGACCCCGCCGCGATCACCGAAGCCGACCTGCCGGTGCTGGTCAAGGCGTCGGCGGGCGGCGGCGGCCGGGGCATGCGGGTGGTGCGCACCCTCGCCGAGCTGCCCGCGCAGGTCGAGGCGGCGCGCGCCGAGGCCGCCGCCGCGTTCGGCGACCCGACGGTGTTCTGCGAGCCGTACCTGCCCGCCGGGCGGCACATCGAGGTGCAGGTCCTGGCGGACGCGTACGGCACGGTGTGGACGCTGGGGGAGCGCGACTGCTCGATCCAGCGCCGCCACCAGAAGATCGTCGAGGAGGCGCCCGCGCCGGGCCTGGCCGACGCGGTCCGCGAGCGCCTGGCCGAGGCGGCGGCCGCCGCCGCCCGCGCGATCGGATACACCGGTGCGGGCACGGTCGAGTTCCTGGCCGGGCCCGACGGCTTCCACTTCCTGGAGATGAACACCCGGCTCCAGGTCGAGCACCCGGTCACCGAGGCCGTCACCGGCGTCGACCTGGTCGACCTGCAACTGTCGGTCGCCGAGGGCGCCGCGCTGGACCCGGTGCCGCCGCCGGTGCGCGGCCACGCGATCGAGGTCCGGCTCTACGCCGAGGACCCCGCCCGCGACTGGCGGCCGCAGACCGGCCTGCTGCGCGAGTTCGCCGTGCCGGGCACGGCGGCGCAGTTCGCGCCGGTACGCGGGCTGCGCCTGGACAGCGGCGTCACCGCCGGGGACACCGTCGGCGTGCACTACGACCCGATGCTGGCCAAGCTGATCGCCTGGGCGCCGAGCCGGGCCGCGGCGGCCCGTACCCTCGCCGGGGCGGTGGCGGCCGCGCGCATCCACGGCCTGGTCACCAACCGCGACCTGCTGGTCCGGCTGCTGCGCCACCCGGCGTTCCTGGCCGGGGACGTCGACACGTCGTTCCTGGCCACCCACGACCTGGCGGAGCTGTCCCGGCCGCTGGCCGACGAGCGCGCGGTGCGGCTGTCGGCGATCGCCGCCGCGCTGGCCGCCGCGCACACCGAACGCGACCGGGCCCGCGTGCTCGGCACGCTGCCGCTCGGCTGGCGCAACCTCGGCTCGGCCCCGCAGCGGCGCGCCTACGACGGCCCGTACGGCCGCGAGGAGGTCGCCTACCGCCCCGGCCGCGCCGGGACCACCGTCGACGGCGAACCCGGCCTCACCGTCGGTGAGGTCACCGCCGACCGGGTCGAACTGCTGGCCGGCCCGCTGCGGCACACCTTCGCCGTCACCGCGTACGACGCCCTGACCTGCGTCGACTCCCCGCTCGGCCCGGTCGCCCTCACCCCGGTCGACCGCTTCCCGCAGGCCGCCCCGGCCACCGAGCCCGGCTCGCTGGTCGCGCCGCTGCCGGGGTCCGTCATCCGGGTCGCCGCCGCCGAGGGCGACACCGTCGCCGCCGGGCAGCCGCTGCTGTGGCTGGAGGCGATGAAGATGCAGCACGAGATCACCGCCCCGGTCGACGGCGTGCTCACCAGCCTGCGGGTCGAGGTCGGCCGCCAGGTCGACGTCGGCGCCGTGCTCGCCGTGGTCACCCCCGCCCCCGCCCAGGAGGACCAGCCATGA
- a CDS encoding acyl-CoA carboxylase subunit beta, producing the protein MTVLRSTLDSASADYAANRAAMLDKLAEVDAEHAKALAGGGPKYTERHRARGRLLPRERIELLVDRDSPLLELSALAAYGTEFPVGASVVTAVGVVEGTECVIVANDPTVRGGASNPWSLRKTLRAMEIARTNRLPLVNLVESGGADLQNQKEIFIPGGQVFRDLTRLSAAGVPTVSIVFGNSTAGGAYVPGMSDHVVMIRERSKVFLAGPPLVKMATGEDADDESLGGAQMHARVSGLADHLAGDEVEAIGLGRRIVANLRWRKLGSPPSLPPDEPRYDPEELLGIVPPDLRRPFDPRDVIARFADGSRFDEVKPDYGPSLVTGWASVHGHPVGVLANARGVLFSQESQKAAQFIQLANVARIPLLFLHNTTGYMVGTDYEQGGIIKHGAMMINAVSNSTVPHLSLLIGASYGAGHYGMCGRAYDPRFLFAWPSAKSAVMGAAQLAGTMSIVARQAAAAAGRPYDEDADRVVRTMVENQIEAESLPMVLSGLLYDDGVIDPRDTRAVLGLCLSAVQNAPDPGPGPYGIFRM; encoded by the coding sequence GTGACCGTGCTGCGTTCCACCCTGGACAGCGCGTCGGCCGACTACGCCGCGAACCGGGCCGCGATGCTGGACAAGCTCGCCGAGGTCGACGCCGAGCACGCCAAGGCGCTGGCCGGGGGCGGCCCGAAGTACACCGAGCGGCACCGGGCGCGGGGCAGGCTGCTGCCGCGCGAGCGGATCGAGCTGCTGGTCGACCGGGACTCGCCGCTGCTGGAGCTGTCGGCGCTGGCCGCGTACGGCACCGAGTTCCCGGTCGGGGCCAGCGTCGTCACCGCCGTCGGGGTGGTCGAGGGCACCGAGTGCGTCATCGTCGCCAACGACCCGACCGTACGCGGCGGCGCCTCCAACCCGTGGTCGCTGCGCAAGACGCTGCGCGCCATGGAGATCGCCCGGACCAACCGGCTGCCGCTGGTCAACCTGGTCGAGTCCGGCGGGGCCGACCTGCAGAACCAGAAGGAGATCTTCATCCCCGGCGGCCAGGTGTTCCGCGACCTGACCCGGCTGTCGGCCGCGGGCGTCCCGACGGTCAGCATCGTCTTCGGCAACTCGACCGCGGGAGGGGCGTACGTGCCCGGCATGAGCGACCACGTCGTCATGATCCGCGAACGGTCGAAGGTGTTCCTGGCCGGTCCGCCGCTGGTCAAGATGGCCACCGGCGAGGACGCCGACGACGAGTCGCTGGGCGGCGCGCAGATGCACGCCCGGGTCTCCGGCCTGGCCGACCACCTGGCCGGCGACGAGGTCGAGGCGATCGGCCTCGGGCGGCGGATCGTGGCGAACCTGCGCTGGCGCAAGCTCGGCAGCCCGCCGTCCCTGCCGCCCGACGAGCCGCGGTACGACCCGGAGGAGCTGCTCGGCATCGTGCCGCCGGACCTGCGCCGCCCGTTCGACCCGCGCGACGTGATCGCCCGGTTCGCCGACGGCTCGCGGTTCGACGAGGTCAAGCCCGACTACGGCCCGAGCCTGGTCACCGGCTGGGCCAGCGTGCACGGGCATCCGGTCGGGGTGCTGGCCAACGCGCGCGGGGTGCTGTTCAGCCAGGAGTCGCAGAAGGCGGCCCAGTTCATCCAGCTGGCCAATGTCGCGCGCATCCCGCTGCTGTTCCTGCACAACACGACCGGCTACATGGTCGGCACCGACTACGAGCAGGGCGGCATCATCAAGCACGGCGCCATGATGATCAACGCGGTGTCCAACAGCACCGTCCCGCACCTGTCGTTGCTGATCGGCGCGTCGTACGGCGCCGGGCACTACGGCATGTGCGGGCGGGCGTACGACCCGAGGTTCCTGTTCGCGTGGCCGTCGGCGAAATCGGCGGTGATGGGGGCGGCGCAGCTCGCGGGCACGATGTCGATCGTGGCCCGGCAGGCGGCCGCCGCGGCCGGTCGGCCCTACGACGAGGACGCCGACCGGGTGGTGCGGACGATGGTGGAGAACCAGATCGAGGCCGAGTCGCTGCCCATGGTGCTGTCCGGGCTGCTCTACGACGACGGGGTCATCGACCCGCGCGACACCCGTGCCGTGCTGGGGCTGTGCCTGTCGGCGGTGCAGAACGCGCCCGACCCCGGTCCCGGTCCCTACGGAATATTCCGGATGTGA
- a CDS encoding acyclic terpene utilization AtuA family protein, with protein sequence MSAPLRIANASGFYGDRFSAVREMLTGGPVDVLTGDYLAELTMLILGRDRLKDPSGGYARTFLRQMEDCLGLALDAGVKVVTNAGGLNPAGLAQALRELGEKLGLAPRIAYVTGDDLTARAAELATGAGTPLTANAYLGAFGIAAALRAGADIVVTGRVTDASLVVGPAAAHFGWAQDDLDALAGAVVAGHVIECGTQATGGNYAFFTEHDLTRPGFPIAEVYADGSSVITKHPGTGGAVTVGTVTAQLLYEIDSPRYLGPDVTARLDTVVLADDGPDRVRISGVRGEPAPSTLKVGLNTLGGFRNDVTFVLTGLDVEAKAALVRAQLEAALPRPPRVLAWRLARTDHPDADGQEEASALLHATVKDPDPKLAGRAFSGAAVELALASYPGFTVTAPPSDGTPYGVFTSVSVPAAEVPHVAVLPDGTTVPIPPAPVAAAPPASAAPGALTPSASGRGPSASAGEKKASGTRRGALGLVAGARSGDKGGSANIGVWVRTDAAYAWLVAALTVAQLRRLLPEVGELPVTRYELPNLRAMNFVVDGLLGDGVSAGTRFDPQGKGLGEWLRSRYVDIPEELL encoded by the coding sequence GTGAGCGCGCCGCTGCGGATCGCCAACGCGTCCGGCTTCTACGGCGACCGGTTCTCGGCCGTGCGCGAGATGCTCACCGGCGGCCCGGTCGACGTGCTCACCGGCGACTACCTGGCCGAGCTCACCATGCTCATCCTCGGCCGCGACCGGCTGAAAGACCCCTCCGGCGGATACGCCAGGACGTTCCTGCGCCAGATGGAGGACTGCCTCGGCCTGGCGCTGGACGCCGGGGTGAAGGTGGTGACCAACGCGGGCGGGCTCAACCCGGCCGGGCTGGCGCAGGCGCTGCGGGAACTGGGCGAGAAGCTGGGGCTGGCGCCCCGGATCGCGTACGTGACCGGCGACGACCTGACCGCGCGGGCCGCCGAGCTCGCCACCGGCGCCGGCACGCCGCTGACGGCCAACGCGTACCTCGGCGCGTTCGGGATCGCCGCCGCGCTGCGGGCCGGGGCCGACATCGTGGTCACCGGCCGGGTCACCGACGCGTCGCTGGTCGTCGGCCCGGCCGCCGCGCACTTCGGCTGGGCGCAGGACGACCTGGACGCCCTCGCCGGGGCGGTGGTGGCCGGGCACGTCATCGAGTGCGGCACGCAGGCCACCGGCGGCAACTACGCGTTCTTCACCGAGCACGACCTGACCCGGCCGGGCTTCCCGATCGCCGAGGTGTACGCCGACGGCTCCAGCGTGATCACCAAGCACCCCGGGACGGGCGGCGCGGTCACCGTCGGGACGGTCACGGCACAGCTGCTGTACGAGATCGACTCCCCGCGCTACCTCGGCCCCGACGTCACCGCCCGCCTGGACACGGTCGTGCTCGCCGACGACGGCCCCGACCGGGTGCGCATCAGCGGCGTACGCGGCGAGCCCGCGCCGTCCACGCTCAAGGTCGGGCTGAACACCCTCGGCGGGTTCCGCAACGACGTCACGTTCGTCCTGACCGGACTCGACGTCGAGGCCAAGGCGGCGCTGGTCCGGGCGCAGCTGGAGGCGGCGCTGCCCCGCCCGCCGCGCGTGCTGGCCTGGCGCCTGGCCCGCACCGACCACCCTGACGCGGACGGCCAGGAGGAGGCGAGCGCCCTGCTGCACGCCACCGTCAAGGACCCCGACCCGAAGCTGGCCGGCCGGGCCTTCTCCGGCGCCGCCGTCGAACTGGCCCTGGCGAGCTACCCGGGGTTCACCGTCACCGCCCCGCCGTCCGACGGCACCCCCTACGGCGTCTTCACCTCCGTGTCCGTCCCCGCCGCCGAGGTCCCGCACGTCGCGGTCCTGCCGGACGGCACCACCGTGCCCATCCCGCCCGCCCCCGTCGCCGCCGCCCCGCCCGCCTCCGCCGCGCCGGGAGCGCTCACGCCTTCGGCGTCAGGAAGGGGCCCTTCCGCATCAGCTGGCGAAAAGAAGGCCTCGGGGACGCGGCGGGGGGCGTTGGGGCTGGTGGCGGGGGCGCGCAGCGGCGACAAGGGCGGCAGCGCGAACATCGGCGTCTGGGTGCGCACCGACGCCGCCTACGCGTGGCTGGTGGCGGCCCTGACGGTGGCGCAGCTGCGGCGTCTGCTGCCGGAGGTCGGTGAGCTGCCGGTGACGCGGTACGAGCTGCCGAACCTGCGGGCGATGAACTTCGTCGTCGACGGGCTGCTCGGCGACGGGGTGTCGGCGGGCACCCGGTTCGATCCGCAGGGCAAGGGCCTGGGGGAGTGGCTGCGCTCCCGGTACGTCGACATCCCCGAGGAGCTGTTGTGA
- a CDS encoding TIGR03084 family metal-binding protein, producing the protein MAELAALLDDLAAEGRVVDRLLLDLPESGWAAPTPAPGWTVAHQIAHLAWTDHQALLAVTDPPGFAAQMAELLAADPLGFVDTGARDWARTPPVPLRARWRQGRHDLAEALRALPPGARVAWYGPPMSAASMATARIMETWAHGYDLADTLGVVPEPTGNLRHIAHLGVRTRDFAFHLHGLDAPAEEFAVELTGPDGQPWRWGPPGAAQRVTGPALDFCLLVTQRRHRADLAVTADGPDADRWLDVAQVFAGPPGAGRAPGRGAGGAA; encoded by the coding sequence ATGGCCGAACTGGCGGCGCTGCTGGACGACCTGGCCGCCGAGGGCCGCGTGGTGGACCGGCTGCTGCTCGACCTGCCCGAGTCAGGCTGGGCCGCGCCGACCCCGGCCCCGGGCTGGACCGTGGCGCACCAGATCGCGCATCTCGCCTGGACCGACCACCAGGCCCTGCTCGCCGTCACCGACCCGCCCGGCTTCGCCGCGCAGATGGCCGAGCTGCTGGCCGCCGACCCGCTCGGCTTCGTCGACACCGGTGCCCGGGACTGGGCCCGCACCCCGCCGGTGCCGCTGCGGGCCCGCTGGCGGCAGGGCCGCCACGACCTCGCCGAGGCGTTGCGGGCGCTGCCGCCCGGCGCCCGCGTCGCCTGGTACGGCCCGCCGATGAGCGCCGCGTCCATGGCCACCGCCCGGATCATGGAGACCTGGGCGCACGGGTACGACCTCGCCGACACCCTCGGCGTCGTCCCCGAACCCACCGGCAACCTGCGCCACATCGCCCACCTCGGCGTACGCACCCGGGACTTCGCCTTCCACCTGCACGGGCTCGACGCACCCGCCGAGGAGTTCGCGGTCGAGCTGACCGGGCCGGACGGGCAGCCGTGGCGCTGGGGACCGCCCGGTGCCGCCCAGCGCGTCACCGGGCCCGCACTGGACTTCTGCCTGCTGGTGACCCAGCGCCGCCACCGCGCCGACCTGGCCGTGACCGCCGACGGCCCCGACGCCGACCGGTGGCTGGACGTGGCGCAGGTGTTCGCCGGGCCGCCCGGCGCGGGCCGCGCGCCCGGCCGGGGTGCGGGCGGTGCCGCGTGA
- a CDS encoding alkaline phosphatase PhoX, protein MSTPLSRRNLLRASTLGGIGIAFAGSAAAIAGPAYAHPKVAGYGPLVTDPAGVLSLPEGFSYRIVAEAGVTVLESGEFTPSDADGTAVFRTPGGYTLVNNHEIGGGEPFGVPPLPGVTFDPGAAGGTTNIDVDQHGNRVREYVSLAGTHNNCAGGITPWGTWLTCEETEQRAGGVFQFDHGWVFEVDPHDRAANLSPVPLKFLGRYAHEAVAVDPKTNEIYLTEDASGPHGLYFRWVPPKHFKGRKGELRQLALGAGGDTAGTLQAMSASLDGMHINDLSQALTPGTKYKVTWVDVPDRLAVTTSVRKQFTDDQVTRARKLEGQWYGDKGVYFVSSYARISDGSVNEHDGQVWFYDPKRETIELVTIFGVNADPKAEGAFDGPDNITVSPYGGLILAEDGEGLSHLVGVSEKGETYPLGRNEASESEFTGPTFTDDGRILFANIQSPGQVFAITGPWGRKKDC, encoded by the coding sequence GTGAGCACCCCACTGTCCCGCCGCAACCTGCTGCGCGCCTCGACCCTCGGCGGTATCGGCATCGCGTTCGCCGGTAGCGCCGCCGCCATCGCCGGTCCCGCCTACGCCCACCCGAAGGTCGCCGGCTACGGCCCGCTGGTCACCGACCCGGCCGGGGTCCTGTCGCTGCCCGAGGGCTTCTCGTACCGCATCGTCGCCGAGGCGGGCGTGACCGTCCTGGAGTCCGGCGAGTTCACTCCCAGCGACGCCGACGGCACCGCGGTCTTCCGCACCCCGGGCGGCTACACGCTGGTCAACAACCACGAGATCGGCGGCGGCGAGCCCTTCGGCGTGCCGCCGCTGCCGGGCGTGACCTTCGACCCGGGCGCGGCGGGCGGCACCACCAACATCGACGTGGACCAGCACGGCAACCGCGTCCGCGAATACGTCAGCCTCGCGGGCACGCACAACAACTGCGCGGGCGGCATCACCCCCTGGGGAACCTGGCTGACCTGCGAGGAGACCGAGCAGCGCGCCGGTGGCGTGTTCCAGTTCGACCACGGCTGGGTGTTCGAGGTCGACCCGCACGACCGCGCCGCCAACCTCTCGCCGGTGCCGCTGAAGTTCCTGGGCCGCTACGCGCACGAGGCCGTGGCCGTGGACCCGAAGACCAACGAGATCTACCTGACCGAGGACGCCAGTGGCCCGCACGGGCTCTACTTCCGCTGGGTGCCGCCGAAGCACTTCAAGGGCCGCAAGGGCGAGCTGCGCCAGCTCGCGCTCGGTGCGGGCGGCGACACCGCGGGCACCCTCCAGGCGATGAGCGCGTCGCTGGACGGCATGCACATCAACGACCTGTCCCAGGCGCTGACCCCTGGCACGAAGTACAAGGTGACCTGGGTGGACGTGCCGGACCGGCTCGCGGTCACCACCTCGGTGCGCAAGCAGTTCACCGACGACCAGGTCACCCGTGCCCGCAAGCTCGAAGGCCAGTGGTACGGCGACAAGGGCGTCTACTTCGTCTCCAGCTACGCGCGCATCAGCGACGGCAGCGTCAACGAGCACGACGGCCAGGTGTGGTTCTACGACCCGAAGCGCGAGACCATCGAGCTGGTCACCATCTTCGGCGTGAACGCCGACCCGAAGGCCGAGGGTGCCTTCGACGGTCCGGACAACATCACCGTGTCGCCGTACGGCGGCCTGATCCTGGCCGAGGACGGCGAGGGCCTGTCGCACCTGGTCGGCGTCAGCGAGAAGGGCGAGACCTACCCGCTGGGCCGCAACGAGGCCAGCGAGAGCGAGTTCACCGGCCCGACGTTCACCGACGACGGCCGCATCCTGTTCGCCAACATCCAGTCGCCGGGCCAGGTGTTCGCGATCACCGGCCCGTGGGGCCGCAAGAAGGACTGCTGA